One stretch of Aquimarina sp. Aq107 DNA includes these proteins:
- a CDS encoding peptide MFS transporter produces MTNTVKAAHQKELFGHPVGLYILFFTEMWERFSYYGMRAIFVLYLTAKTIDENAGLGWSSGEALALYGWYTMAVYVASIPGGWIADKFLGQKKSVLIGGILLVAGHSILAIEEMWAWYSGLSLIVAGVGMLKPNISTMVGGLYKQGDIRRDKGFTIFYIGINLGAFLSSIIVGYVGEVHGWHYGFGLAGIGMALGLLQYLLGQKYLKNVGNFLGSSENAKDKETMKKPLTSIEKDRIIVLLISFLLVIVFWGAFEQAGGLMNLYASGKTDRMFMGYEVPASWFQSLNAMFIIFLGTLVAWYWANRKLKGKVSSSLFKMIVGLIIMGTGFFFMTAASMEFESNGSSAMYWLVLAYLFHTIGELCISPVALSFITKLAPVKYGALMMGVYFAMTGFGNKLAGLLGESAESLGEFKIFTGIAVFCVVFGLLVMLFRKKLEVLTHGVEDKEGTIHEEAEGYELADN; encoded by the coding sequence ATGACAAATACAGTAAAAGCAGCTCATCAGAAAGAGCTTTTTGGGCATCCAGTAGGATTATACATTTTATTTTTCACAGAAATGTGGGAACGTTTCTCTTATTATGGAATGAGAGCAATCTTCGTATTATATCTTACAGCTAAAACAATTGATGAAAATGCAGGTTTAGGTTGGTCATCTGGAGAAGCATTAGCGTTATATGGATGGTATACAATGGCAGTATATGTAGCTTCCATTCCAGGAGGATGGATTGCAGATAAGTTTTTAGGTCAAAAAAAATCTGTTTTAATCGGTGGAATTTTGTTAGTTGCTGGACATAGTATTTTGGCAATAGAAGAGATGTGGGCTTGGTATTCTGGGTTAAGTTTAATTGTAGCTGGAGTCGGAATGTTAAAACCAAATATTTCTACTATGGTTGGAGGGCTTTATAAACAAGGAGATATAAGAAGAGATAAAGGTTTTACAATTTTTTATATTGGGATTAACTTGGGAGCATTTTTGTCTAGTATTATTGTAGGATATGTTGGGGAAGTACATGGGTGGCATTATGGATTTGGGCTAGCAGGAATTGGAATGGCTTTAGGGTTATTACAATATCTTTTAGGTCAAAAATATCTTAAAAATGTTGGTAATTTCTTAGGTTCTTCTGAAAATGCAAAGGATAAAGAAACAATGAAAAAACCACTTACTAGTATTGAAAAGGATAGGATTATTGTACTTCTTATTTCTTTTTTATTGGTTATAGTTTTTTGGGGAGCTTTTGAACAAGCAGGTGGTTTAATGAATCTTTATGCAAGTGGAAAAACTGATAGAATGTTTATGGGATATGAAGTTCCTGCATCTTGGTTCCAGTCTTTAAATGCAATGTTTATTATCTTTTTAGGTACTTTGGTTGCGTGGTATTGGGCAAATAGAAAGCTAAAAGGCAAAGTGTCTAGTTCTTTATTTAAAATGATCGTTGGACTAATTATTATGGGAACCGGTTTTTTCTTTATGACAGCAGCTTCTATGGAGTTTGAGTCAAATGGATCTTCTGCTATGTATTGGTTAGTATTGGCATATTTGTTTCATACAATTGGAGAGCTTTGTATTTCTCCGGTAGCATTGTCATTTATTACAAAATTAGCACCAGTTAAATATGGAGCATTGATGATGGGTGTTTATTTTGCGATGACTGGTTTCGGTAACAAATTAGCAGGTTTATTAGGTGAGTCCGCAGAAAGTTTAGGAGAATTTAAGATATTCACTGGTATTGCAGTTTTTTGTGTAGTATTTGGTCTTTTAGTAATGCTATTTAGAAAAAAATTAGAGGTATTGACTCATGGTGTTGAAGATAAAGAAGGAACTATTCATGAAGAAGCTGAAGGTTATGAGTTAGCTGATAATTAA
- a CDS encoding S9 family peptidase, with amino-acid sequence MKITRLFFGIAFFISFVTIAQDKAFTLEEIWGGAFRTESLQSLHSMNNGTQYSVLERDNTSGETSIEVYDYATGEKAKTLIKSSFIDDLKFFQGYEFSKDEKRVLLASELEQIYRRSSRGIYHLFDVASNSSFKISDSKIQSPALSPDGNKIAYVLNNNIYVLNFVTGEEIQLTDDGKKNEIINGITDWVYEEEFAFVRAFDWSSDSNKVAFIRFDEKEVPEFSMDVYGAELYQKQDVFKYPKAGEKNAKVSLHIADLGSMSLDKVKLGEYKDFYIPRIKWSTNPDILSVQVLNRHQNNLDLIFVDAKTKTPKIVLNEKDEAYIDVTDNLTFLEDNSFIWTSEKDGYNHIYHYKESGELINQVTSGSWEVTDYYGYDAKNKSIFYQSVENKNINRDIYSIGLDGKNKKRLSTKEGTNDADFSADFSQYINYFSNASTPFEFTLNNAADGVVIREIKNNQGLKDKLAQYDVRPKEFSTIDINGETLNMWTIKPKNFDPAKKYPLFMYQYSGPGSQSVSNSWNRSNDYWYMMLAQQGYIVVCVDGRGTGFKGAKFKKVTQNDLGNLEVQDQIAAAKQLGALDYIDASRIGIWGWSYGGFMSSNCLFKAPDTFKMGIAVAPVTSWRFYDTIYTERYLMTPQENAKGYDDNSPINFVDGLKGKFLLVHGSADDNVHVQNTMRLIEALVQKNKDFDWAIYPDKNHGIYGGNTRLHLYNKMTNFIKANL; translated from the coding sequence ATGAAGATTACCCGATTGTTTTTTGGAATAGCATTTTTTATAAGTTTTGTTACTATAGCTCAAGACAAGGCATTTACATTAGAAGAAATATGGGGAGGAGCATTTAGAACTGAAAGTTTACAATCCTTGCATTCCATGAATAATGGTACGCAATATTCGGTTTTAGAAAGAGATAATACTTCTGGTGAAACTTCTATTGAAGTTTATGACTATGCCACTGGAGAAAAAGCAAAGACATTAATTAAATCCTCTTTTATAGATGACTTGAAGTTTTTTCAAGGGTATGAATTTAGTAAAGATGAGAAGAGAGTTTTACTTGCAAGTGAGTTAGAACAAATCTATCGTCGTTCGTCAAGAGGAATTTATCATTTGTTTGATGTGGCTTCCAATAGTAGTTTTAAGATTAGTGACAGTAAAATACAATCACCTGCGTTATCGCCTGATGGAAATAAGATAGCATATGTATTGAACAATAATATATATGTCCTAAATTTTGTTACAGGAGAAGAGATTCAGTTAACAGATGATGGAAAAAAGAATGAAATTATCAATGGTATTACCGATTGGGTATATGAAGAGGAATTTGCATTTGTAAGAGCATTTGATTGGAGTTCTGATAGTAATAAGGTAGCATTTATAAGATTTGACGAAAAAGAGGTTCCAGAATTTTCAATGGATGTATACGGTGCAGAATTATATCAAAAACAAGATGTATTTAAATACCCTAAAGCTGGAGAGAAAAATGCTAAAGTTTCATTACACATAGCCGATTTAGGAAGTATGTCTCTAGATAAGGTGAAATTAGGAGAGTATAAAGATTTTTATATACCAAGAATTAAATGGTCTACAAATCCAGATATTTTGAGTGTACAAGTATTAAACAGACATCAAAATAATCTGGATTTAATTTTTGTAGATGCGAAAACGAAAACTCCAAAAATTGTGCTTAACGAGAAGGATGAAGCGTATATTGATGTTACCGATAATCTTACCTTTTTAGAAGACAATAGTTTTATTTGGACTAGCGAAAAGGATGGGTATAATCATATTTACCATTATAAAGAATCAGGGGAATTGATTAATCAAGTTACTAGTGGTTCTTGGGAAGTAACAGATTATTATGGATACGATGCAAAAAATAAAAGTATTTTTTATCAAAGTGTAGAAAATAAGAATATTAATAGAGATATCTATTCAATTGGTTTAGATGGAAAAAATAAGAAGAGATTAAGTACTAAAGAAGGGACCAATGATGCAGATTTTAGCGCAGATTTCAGTCAATACATCAATTATTTCTCAAATGCTTCTACTCCTTTTGAGTTTACTTTAAATAATGCTGCGGATGGAGTAGTAATTCGTGAGATTAAAAACAATCAAGGATTAAAAGATAAACTTGCACAATATGATGTAAGACCAAAAGAATTTTCTACGATAGATATTAACGGCGAAACATTAAATATGTGGACAATCAAGCCAAAGAATTTTGATCCTGCTAAGAAGTATCCACTGTTTATGTATCAATACTCTGGACCAGGATCTCAATCAGTTAGTAATTCTTGGAATAGGAGTAATGATTATTGGTATATGATGTTAGCGCAACAAGGATATATTGTTGTTTGTGTAGATGGAAGAGGAACAGGGTTTAAAGGAGCGAAATTTAAGAAAGTTACACAAAATGATTTAGGTAATCTAGAAGTTCAGGATCAGATCGCAGCAGCAAAACAACTAGGAGCTTTAGATTATATTGATGCATCCAGAATTGGTATTTGGGGATGGAGTTATGGTGGTTTCATGTCTAGTAATTGTTTGTTTAAAGCGCCTGATACTTTTAAGATGGGTATTGCAGTAGCTCCAGTAACGAGTTGGAGGTTTTATGATACGATCTATACGGAACGATATTTGATGACTCCACAGGAGAATGCGAAAGGGTATGACGATAATTCTCCAATCAATTTTGTTGATGGATTAAAAGGAAAATTTTTACTAGTGCATGGTAGTGCAGATGATAATGTACATGTACAAAACACAATGCGCTTGATCGAAGCATTGGTGCAGAAAAATAAAGATTTTGATTGGGCAATTTATCCAGATAAGAATCATGGAATTTATGGAGGTAATACACGATTACATCTGTATAATAAGATGACTAATTTTATTAAAGCGAACTTATAA
- a CDS encoding hydroxymethylglutaryl-CoA reductase, degradative has product MAPVVSGFSKLSKDEKINWLVKHHFNNDTNTIDIIKTYWNSDEKLQQLHDEFTENTISNYYLPFSVAPNFLINNERFTIPMAIEESSVVAAASKAAKFWQSRGGFNAEVLSTTKVGQVHFTFSGDNKKLNTFFKNIKSDLISSASHITKNMEKRGGGIIDIELRDKSSEIENYYQLHCTFSTVDAMGANFINSCLEQFADFLTNEASTYNEFSEVEKKIEIIMSILSNYVPECIVKASVSCSIDDLPSIDNLTSLQYAEKFVRAVQIAKIEPYRAVTHNKGIMNGIDAVVLATGNDFRAIEAGAHAYASKDGKYSSLTEAKIENNVFHFSIQIPLALGTVGGLTTLHPLVKLALSLLGSPNAKKLMEITAVAGLAQNFAAINSLITTGIQQGHMKMHLMNILNQFQATNDEKEKLVEHFKTNTVTHSEVVLQIEKLRN; this is encoded by the coding sequence ATGGCTCCAGTAGTTTCTGGCTTCTCTAAGCTTTCTAAAGACGAAAAAATAAATTGGTTGGTTAAACATCATTTTAATAATGACACAAACACCATCGATATTATTAAAACTTATTGGAATTCTGATGAAAAACTTCAGCAATTACACGATGAATTTACGGAGAATACCATATCCAATTATTATCTACCTTTTTCTGTAGCTCCGAATTTTTTAATTAATAATGAACGTTTTACTATTCCAATGGCTATAGAAGAAAGTTCTGTAGTTGCTGCAGCAAGCAAAGCGGCTAAATTTTGGCAAAGCAGAGGTGGGTTTAATGCCGAAGTATTATCTACTACAAAAGTTGGACAGGTACATTTTACATTTTCTGGAGACAATAAAAAGTTAAACACATTCTTTAAAAATATCAAGTCCGATCTTATTTCCTCAGCTTCTCATATTACTAAAAATATGGAAAAACGAGGTGGTGGGATTATAGACATTGAGCTTAGAGACAAATCATCAGAAATAGAAAACTACTACCAACTTCACTGTACTTTTAGTACTGTTGATGCTATGGGAGCCAATTTCATAAACTCTTGTTTAGAGCAATTTGCTGATTTCCTAACCAATGAAGCTAGTACCTATAACGAATTTTCTGAAGTTGAAAAAAAGATAGAGATTATCATGAGTATCCTTTCTAACTATGTTCCAGAATGCATAGTTAAAGCTTCTGTTTCTTGCTCTATTGATGATTTACCAAGTATAGACAACTTAACCTCTTTACAGTATGCTGAGAAATTTGTAAGAGCTGTACAAATTGCAAAAATAGAACCTTACAGAGCTGTTACTCACAATAAAGGAATCATGAATGGTATTGATGCGGTCGTATTAGCAACAGGAAATGATTTTAGAGCTATTGAAGCGGGAGCCCACGCATATGCTTCTAAAGATGGTAAATATTCTAGTCTAACAGAGGCTAAAATTGAAAATAATGTATTTCATTTTTCAATACAAATCCCTTTAGCTCTTGGTACAGTTGGAGGTTTAACTACATTGCATCCACTAGTAAAACTCGCCTTAAGTTTACTTGGAAGTCCCAATGCAAAAAAACTTATGGAAATTACCGCAGTAGCAGGACTTGCTCAAAATTTTGCTGCTATCAATTCCCTTATTACTACCGGGATCCAACAAGGTCATATGAAAATGCATTTAATGAATATCCTTAATCAGTTTCAAGCCACTAATGATGAAAAAGAAAAATTAGTTGAGCATTTTAAAACCAATACCGTAACACATAGTGAGGTAGTACTACAAATCGAAAAACTACGAAATTAA